From Vitis vinifera cultivar Pinot Noir 40024 chromosome 14, ASM3070453v1, a single genomic window includes:
- the LOC100268049 gene encoding cyclin-dependent protein kinase inhibitor SMR6, translating to MGFSEKPQVDGSIESEGKKWVIAGISIRAPLRPVSTKPREKESDDEACSTTPTTKEARIPERLPCPPAPRKRRPSRCHLNGVREFFTPPDLESVFIRHVERAN from the coding sequence ATGGGGTTTTCGGAGAAGCCGCAAGTGGATGGAAGTATAGAATCTGAGGGTAAGAAATGGGTAATCGCCGGAATATCGATACGGGCTCCGTTGAGGCCCGTGAGTACTAAGCCCAGAGAGAAGGAGAGCGATGACGAGGCATGTTCAACGACCCCGACAACGAAAGAAGCGAGAATACCGGAGAGATTGCCGTGCCCGCCGGCGCCTAGGAAGCGACGGCCGTCGAGATGTCATTTGAATGGTGTGAGGGAGTTCTTCACGCCTCCTGATTTGGAATCAGTGTTTATACGCCATGTTGAGAGGGCGAATTAA